From one Streptomyces sp. CA-210063 genomic stretch:
- a CDS encoding TetR/AcrR family transcriptional regulator: protein MGGVTMVSAFDRAPKQDRSRATRQRLLQAAVACLAEHGWAGSTVSVVAERAGVSRGAAQHHFRTREDLFTAAVEYVAEERSLALRALFPEGPADRRAVVAAVVDLYTGPLFRAALHLWVAASNEDQLRPRVTELEAHVGRETHRIAVDLLRADETVPGVRETVQGLLDMARGLGLANLLTDDTGRRDKVVAQWAALLDEVLG, encoded by the coding sequence ATGGGTGGTGTGACCATGGTCAGCGCGTTCGACCGTGCACCGAAGCAGGACCGCAGCCGGGCCACCCGGCAGCGACTCCTCCAGGCCGCCGTGGCCTGCCTCGCCGAACACGGCTGGGCCGGCTCCACGGTCTCGGTCGTCGCCGAACGCGCCGGCGTCTCCCGAGGCGCCGCACAACACCACTTCCGCACCCGCGAGGACCTCTTCACCGCCGCCGTCGAATACGTCGCCGAAGAGCGCTCCCTCGCCCTGCGCGCCCTCTTCCCCGAGGGCCCCGCCGACCGCCGCGCCGTCGTCGCCGCCGTCGTCGACCTCTACACCGGCCCCCTCTTCCGCGCCGCCCTCCACCTCTGGGTCGCCGCCTCCAACGAGGACCAGCTCCGCCCCCGCGTCACCGAACTCGAAGCCCACGTCGGCCGGGAGACCCACCGCATCGCCGTCGACCTCCTCCGCGCCGACGAAACCGTCCCCGGGGTCCGCGAAACCGTCCAGGGCCTCCTCGACATGGCCCGAGGCCTCGGCCTCGCCAACCTCCTCACCGACGACACCGGCCGCCGCGACAAGGTGGTGGCCCAGTGGGCGGCACTGCTGGACGAGGTACTGGGCTGA
- the pdxH gene encoding pyridoxamine 5'-phosphate oxidase, with product MTTVNDPGLEPVPDPARMRKQYRADGLDESELAGDPMEQFGRWFRQAAQEGAVFEPNAMVVSTANAEGRPTSRTVLMKAYDEQGFVFYTNYDSRKAQDLAGNPYVSLLFPWHAIARQVIVTGTARRTGRDETAAYFRTRPHGSQLGAWASAQSSVISSRAELDASYEELHARYPEGEQVPVPPNWGGFRVAPQRVEFWQGRWNRLHDRLRYVAEADGSWRVERLSP from the coding sequence ATGACCACCGTGAACGATCCCGGTCTGGAACCCGTGCCCGACCCCGCTCGTATGCGCAAGCAGTACCGGGCCGACGGGCTCGACGAGAGCGAGCTGGCCGGTGATCCGATGGAGCAGTTCGGGCGGTGGTTCCGGCAGGCCGCGCAGGAGGGCGCGGTGTTCGAGCCGAACGCCATGGTGGTGTCGACGGCGAACGCCGAGGGGCGCCCCACCTCTCGTACGGTGCTGATGAAGGCGTACGACGAGCAGGGCTTCGTCTTCTACACGAACTACGACTCCCGCAAGGCCCAGGACCTGGCCGGGAACCCGTATGTGTCGCTGCTCTTCCCGTGGCATGCGATCGCCCGGCAGGTGATCGTGACGGGTACGGCGCGGCGGACCGGGCGGGACGAGACGGCGGCGTACTTCCGTACGCGTCCGCATGGTTCGCAGCTGGGGGCATGGGCCAGCGCACAGTCCTCGGTGATCTCCTCGCGGGCCGAACTGGACGCCTCGTACGAGGAGTTGCACGCCCGCTATCCGGAGGGCGAGCAGGTGCCGGTGCCGCCGAACTGGGGTGGTTTCCGGGTGGCGCCGCAGCGTGTGGAGTTCTGGCAGGGGCGGTGGAACCGGCTGCACGACCGGCTGCGGTATGTGGCGGAGGCGGACGGGTCGTGGCGGGTGGAGCGGCTCAGTCCGTGA
- a CDS encoding citrate synthase 2 has translation MSDFVPGLEGVVAFETEIAEPDKEGGALRYRGVDIEDLVGHVSFGNVWGLLVDGAFRPGLPPAEPFPIPVHSGDIRVDVQSALAMLAPVWGLKPLLDIDEEQARADLARAAVMALSYVAQSARGQGLPMVPQREIDKAQSVVERFMIRWRGEPDPKHVAAVDAYWTSAAEHGMNASTFTARVIASTGADVAAALSGAVGAMSGPLHGGAPSRVLGMIEEIERTGDADAYVKQALDKGERLMGFGHRVYRAEDPRARVLRRTARELGAPRFEVAEALEKAALAELHARRPDRVLATNVEFWAAIVLDFAEVPAHMFTSMFTCARTAGWSAHILEQKRTGRLVRPSARYIGPGPRDPREIEGYGDIAR, from the coding sequence ATGTCCGACTTCGTGCCCGGGCTCGAAGGAGTCGTCGCGTTCGAGACGGAGATCGCCGAACCGGACAAGGAGGGCGGCGCACTCCGGTACCGGGGCGTCGACATCGAGGATCTGGTCGGCCACGTCTCCTTCGGCAACGTCTGGGGCCTCCTCGTCGACGGCGCCTTCCGCCCCGGTCTGCCGCCCGCCGAACCGTTCCCCATCCCGGTCCACTCGGGTGACATCCGCGTGGACGTCCAGTCCGCACTGGCCATGCTGGCCCCGGTCTGGGGCCTCAAACCCCTCCTGGACATCGACGAGGAGCAGGCCCGGGCCGACCTCGCCCGCGCGGCCGTCATGGCCCTCTCCTACGTCGCCCAGTCCGCCCGCGGCCAGGGCCTGCCCATGGTGCCGCAGCGCGAGATCGACAAGGCCCAGTCCGTGGTCGAACGCTTCATGATCCGCTGGCGCGGCGAGCCGGACCCGAAACACGTGGCGGCGGTGGACGCGTACTGGACCTCGGCCGCCGAACACGGCATGAACGCGTCCACGTTCACGGCGCGGGTCATCGCGTCGACGGGCGCGGACGTGGCAGCGGCGCTCTCGGGCGCGGTGGGAGCCATGTCCGGCCCCCTCCACGGCGGCGCCCCCTCCCGAGTCCTGGGCATGATCGAGGAGATCGAACGAACAGGCGACGCCGACGCCTACGTCAAACAAGCCCTCGACAAGGGCGAACGCCTCATGGGCTTCGGCCACCGCGTCTACCGCGCCGAGGACCCCCGCGCCCGAGTCCTCCGCCGCACCGCCCGCGAGCTCGGCGCCCCCCGCTTCGAGGTGGCCGAGGCCCTGGAAAAGGCGGCCCTGGCGGAACTCCACGCCCGCCGCCCCGACCGGGTCCTGGCGACGAACGTCGAGTTCTGGGCCGCCATCGTCCTCGACTTCGCCGAGGTCCCGGCCCACATGTTCACCTCGATGTTCACCTGCGCCCGCACGGCAGGCTGGTCGGCCCACATCCTGGAACAGAAGCGCACCGGCCGCCTCGTCCGCCCGTCGGCCCGCTACATCGGCCCGGGCCCCCGCGACCCGAGGGAGATCGAGGGCTACGGCGACATCGCGCGCTAG
- a CDS encoding maltokinase N-terminal cap-like domain-containing protein, which translates to MAVIHRTTLTPTKLELLTAWLPTRPWYRGGPATPELTKAGGFRLDDPEGEVGIEFMVVTDTSGPAPVHYLAPLTYRGAPLPDAEHALIGTTEHGVLGKRWAYDGCHDPVMITQLLALFEGKAEPQTQSLTDTPDREVTWSYKGDSPLSVATLTATDTDEATELPVQPGTTVLRLNRVLRPGPVDLPEGAKGHVTGHWSLTDDIPARAVFAVLR; encoded by the coding sequence ATGGCTGTCATCCACCGCACCACCCTCACGCCCACCAAGCTCGAACTGCTCACCGCCTGGCTGCCCACCCGCCCCTGGTACCGGGGCGGCCCCGCCACACCCGAACTGACCAAGGCCGGCGGCTTCCGTCTCGACGACCCCGAGGGCGAGGTCGGCATCGAGTTCATGGTCGTCACCGACACCTCCGGCCCCGCCCCGGTCCACTACCTGGCCCCCCTCACCTACCGAGGCGCCCCTCTCCCCGACGCCGAGCACGCCCTCATCGGCACCACCGAACACGGCGTACTCGGCAAGCGCTGGGCCTACGACGGCTGCCACGACCCGGTCATGATCACCCAGCTCCTGGCCCTCTTCGAGGGCAAGGCCGAACCCCAGACCCAGAGCCTCACGGACACCCCGGACCGCGAGGTCACGTGGTCCTACAAGGGCGACAGCCCTCTGTCCGTGGCCACCCTCACCGCCACCGACACCGACGAGGCCACCGAGCTGCCTGTCCAGCCCGGCACGACCGTCCTCCGCCTGAACCGGGTGCTACGGCCCGGCCCGGTCGACCTGCCGGAGGGGGCGAAAGGCCACGTCACCGGCCACTGGAGCCTTACCGACGACATCCCGGCCCGCGCGGTCTTCGCCGTACTTCGGTAA
- a CDS encoding PAS domain-containing protein — MSASRRRGTTDELGPDEPERDGPTNEDTKDTNDIENTEGTEDTDSGGSDLLAALLDGMDAALCAFDADGVVTHWNREAERILGWTAEEAVGRRGFAGWAVRTADAEEVEGRLMAAMHAAGRQVHEFALVTKDGGRVLVRTQSAAVRGPDGKPAGLYCAFSEVHAQIDLERSIALSEALFEDASWGVVLVDADLRPAVVNAHAARALGIGRTAVLGRPIGELLAQGVEELESALTHVLAEGAPPAPAEIWVGVRTPEGEKRRCWRSGFLRLASPLAEEPVPLGVGWLFQDITESKQTEQEAAQLRFRVNQLHRAARAAAECEDPGEAATVHLDFALAGFADHALIDRVAGGSLADGEGPARLVRAAATPSGQPGPSHLTGHAGIPVRYGHGHPALQCVERAGSVRASAGTATPEAARDWATGRQWPPNTVHALCAVLRSRGRTLGVVTFLRSAGRSPFERTDAVYAEDMAVRIAMALDLEALERSVE; from the coding sequence GTGAGTGCTTCCCGGCGTAGAGGGACCACCGACGAGCTCGGGCCCGACGAGCCCGAGCGGGACGGTCCGACGAACGAGGACACCAAGGACACCAACGACATCGAGAACACCGAAGGCACGGAAGACACGGACTCCGGTGGATCGGATCTTCTCGCCGCCCTGCTGGACGGCATGGACGCCGCGCTGTGCGCGTTCGACGCCGACGGCGTCGTCACCCACTGGAACCGCGAGGCCGAACGGATCCTGGGCTGGACCGCCGAGGAGGCGGTCGGGCGCCGGGGATTCGCCGGGTGGGCCGTACGGACGGCGGACGCCGAGGAGGTCGAGGGGCGGCTGATGGCCGCCATGCACGCGGCCGGCCGGCAGGTCCACGAGTTCGCCCTGGTCACCAAGGACGGCGGGCGGGTCCTCGTACGCACCCAGTCCGCCGCCGTACGCGGGCCCGACGGCAAACCCGCCGGCCTGTACTGCGCCTTCAGCGAGGTCCACGCGCAGATCGACCTCGAACGGTCCATCGCCCTCAGCGAGGCCCTCTTCGAGGACGCGTCCTGGGGCGTCGTCCTCGTCGACGCCGATCTGCGCCCCGCCGTCGTCAACGCGCACGCCGCGCGTGCCCTCGGCATCGGCCGTACGGCGGTCCTCGGGCGCCCGATCGGCGAACTGCTCGCCCAGGGCGTCGAGGAACTGGAGAGCGCCCTCACCCACGTACTCGCCGAGGGCGCACCGCCCGCACCCGCCGAGATCTGGGTCGGCGTCCGCACCCCCGAGGGCGAGAAGCGCCGCTGCTGGCGCAGCGGCTTCCTCCGCCTCGCCTCGCCCCTGGCAGAGGAACCGGTTCCCCTCGGCGTCGGCTGGCTCTTCCAGGACATCACCGAGTCCAAACAGACCGAGCAGGAAGCCGCCCAGCTCCGCTTCCGCGTCAACCAGCTCCACCGGGCCGCGCGCGCCGCCGCCGAGTGCGAGGACCCCGGCGAGGCCGCCACCGTCCACCTGGACTTCGCCCTCGCCGGCTTCGCCGACCACGCCCTCATCGACCGCGTCGCCGGCGGCTCCCTCGCCGACGGCGAAGGCCCCGCCCGCCTCGTACGCGCCGCCGCCACCCCCTCCGGCCAGCCCGGCCCCAGCCACCTCACCGGCCACGCCGGCATCCCCGTGCGCTACGGCCACGGCCACCCCGCCCTCCAGTGCGTCGAACGAGCCGGCTCGGTCCGCGCCAGCGCCGGCACCGCCACCCCCGAAGCCGCCCGCGACTGGGCCACCGGCCGCCAGTGGCCCCCGAACACCGTCCACGCCCTCTGCGCCGTCCTCCGCAGCCGAGGCCGCACCCTGGGCGTCGTCACCTTCCTCCGCAGCGCGGGCCGCAGCCCCTTCGAACGCACGGACGCCGTGTACGCGGAGGACATGGCGGTACGGATCGCCATGGCGCTGGACCTGGAGGCGCTGGAGAGGTCGGTGGAGTAG
- a CDS encoding SIS domain-containing protein — MDDGTLGGRFLDAAIGLLARVRDEEAESVTAAGEMVADTVAGGGRLFAFGAGHSSLAAQDLVYRAGGLALMNLLAVPGAVGVDVRPATLGSALERVDGLATAVLDTSPLRAGDLLVIISLSGRNALPVEMATHAQDLGVKVIGVTSVAYATQTTSRHSSGTFLKDHCDLVLDSKIAVGDAELTLDTIPAPFAPASTVVTSAILQSVMATAAASLADRGIEPPLLRSGNVDGGLDWNDRVMREYGDRIFYLR, encoded by the coding sequence ATGGACGACGGGACGCTGGGCGGACGCTTCCTCGACGCGGCCATCGGACTGCTGGCTCGGGTGCGGGACGAGGAGGCGGAGAGCGTCACCGCGGCCGGGGAGATGGTCGCGGACACCGTCGCCGGCGGGGGGCGTCTCTTCGCGTTCGGGGCCGGGCACTCGTCGCTCGCCGCGCAGGACCTCGTCTACCGGGCCGGCGGCCTCGCGCTGATGAACCTGCTGGCCGTACCCGGCGCGGTGGGCGTGGACGTGCGGCCCGCGACGCTCGGCTCGGCGCTGGAGCGCGTCGACGGACTGGCGACGGCCGTGCTCGACACCAGCCCGCTGCGGGCCGGCGACCTGCTTGTGATCATCTCGCTCTCCGGCCGCAACGCGCTCCCCGTGGAGATGGCCACGCATGCCCAGGATCTGGGCGTGAAGGTCATCGGCGTCACGTCGGTCGCGTATGCCACGCAGACGACATCCCGCCACTCCTCCGGCACCTTCCTCAAGGACCACTGCGACCTCGTCCTCGACTCGAAGATCGCGGTCGGCGACGCGGAACTCACCCTCGACACCATCCCCGCGCCCTTCGCCCCGGCCTCCACCGTCGTCACGTCCGCGATCCTCCAGTCGGTCATGGCCACCGCCGCCGCCTCCCTCGCGGACCGGGGCATCGAACCGCCGCTGCTCCGCTCCGGGAACGTCGACGGCGGGCTCGACTGGAACGACCGGGTGATGCGGGAGTACGGCGACCGGATCTTCTACCTGCGCTGA
- a CDS encoding metal-dependent transcriptional regulator — MSGLIDTTEMYLRTILELEEEGVVPMRARIAERLDQSGPTVSQTVARMERDGLVSVAADRHLELTEEGRRLATRVMRKHRLAECLLVDVIGLEWEQVHAEACRWEHVMSEAVERRVLELLRHPTESPYGNPIPGLEELGEKDGADPFLDEGMVSLADLDPGTEGKTVVVRRIGEPIQTDAQLMYTLRRAGVQPGSVVSVTEAAGGVLVGSGGEAAELEADVASHVFVAKR, encoded by the coding sequence ATGTCCGGACTGATCGATACGACGGAGATGTATCTCCGCACCATCCTCGAGCTCGAGGAGGAAGGTGTGGTCCCCATGCGCGCCCGGATCGCCGAGCGGCTCGACCAGAGCGGCCCCACGGTGAGCCAGACGGTCGCGCGCATGGAGCGTGACGGCCTGGTGTCCGTCGCCGCGGACCGCCACCTGGAGCTCACCGAGGAGGGCCGCAGGCTGGCGACGCGCGTGATGCGCAAGCACCGCCTCGCGGAGTGCCTGCTCGTCGACGTGATCGGCCTGGAGTGGGAGCAGGTCCACGCCGAGGCGTGTCGTTGGGAGCACGTGATGAGCGAGGCGGTCGAGCGCCGCGTCCTCGAACTGCTGCGCCACCCGACCGAGTCGCCGTACGGCAACCCGATCCCGGGCCTGGAGGAGCTGGGCGAGAAGGACGGCGCGGACCCCTTCCTCGACGAGGGCATGGTGTCGCTGGCGGACCTCGACCCGGGCACGGAGGGCAAGACCGTCGTCGTACGCCGGATCGGTGAGCCCATCCAGACGGACGCCCAGCTGATGTACACGCTGCGGCGCGCGGGCGTGCAGCCCGGCTCGGTGGTGAGCGTGACGGAGGCGGCCGGCGGTGTCCTCGTCGGCAGCGGCGGCGAGGCCGCGGAACTGGAGGCGGACGTCGCCTCCCACGTGTTCGTGGCCAAGCGCTGA